A segment of the Sander lucioperca isolate FBNREF2018 chromosome 7, SLUC_FBN_1.2, whole genome shotgun sequence genome:
cacacacacacacacacacacacacacacacacacacacacacacacgcacacacgcacgcacgaacgcacgcacgcacacacacacacacacacacacacacacacacacacacacacacacacacacacacacacacacatacacacacaggtttgtggcactatctttgtggggacccatcattgacataatgcattccctagccccttaccctaaccttaaccatcacaactaaatgcctaaccttaacccttaccctcaccctaaccataacctaattctaaccctaatcctaaaaccaagtcgtaatcctcaaacagccctttaaactcgtggggtccagcattttggccccacaaagctgttgggaccccacaagtatactggactcccggtttttggaccccacaaatatagttaaacaagcccacacacacacacacacacacacacacacacacacacacacacacacacacacacacacacacacacactgttgttgAGTCATTGTATACACTAGGTGTCAGTTTAGTGACATGCAAAGTGTTTTAATCCTTGACTGGGACGCCACTCTGTGGCAGTTGTACTTTGTATGCTTTGCACAATAAGCGTTATCTGAATTGCTTTAGAGTTTGATTAAAATGATTAACACCGACATAAAATTCATACTttgccaaatgtgttttaatcaaaATCTACTGTGGTTCTGCTCTGATATAATCTCATGATTTATTGATGTGAATTAGCATTTTCCTGTCTGGGCTCTGTGACTCATACcttgttcatttcattttaataatgaaaattCTTGTGGTCAGGGCTAGTTTTAATTAGTCTGCCCTGCCCCTTAAAAAGCCTTTACtacaatttaaattttttgttGGTGTCATTTCACAAAAAGGTGTTTTTGGGATCATATGGTATATCATGTGGCTCCTGCTGGCATATGGAAGTCCTGCTGAACATCCCACAATCACCGAGGAGGAGAGGACGTACATCGAGACCACCATTGGTGAAACAATGCGCCAACTGAGTGTGACTGAGGTTTGTATGCGTAATATGCTGCCAGTTTCAGGGTATCACagtgcaattttttttatcatttcacacacacacacacacacacacacacacacacacacacacacacacacacacaaacagtataAACAGCATACAATGACTTCTGCCATCCAATCACAGAAATTCAAGACTCCGTGGCGTCGTTTCTTTACCTCCATGCCCGTCTATGCCATCATCGTGGCCAACTTTTGCCGCAGCTGGACCTTCTACCTGCTCCTTATCAGCCAGCCGGCGTATTTTGAGGAGGTCTTTGGCTTTCCCATCAGCAAGGTTGGCCTCACAGTTTCACTATAGCTATTCAACTGACTATGACAAATATCCATAAAGACATGATAAGTAATCATAGGACTGATTTACATTATGGATTCCTGAACGTATGATCTCCCAACAGGTAGGGCTCCTGTCCGCTGTCCCCCACATGGTGATGACAATTGTAGTTCCTATTGGAGGACAGCTGGCTGACTTCTTACGCAGTAACAAAATCATGTCTACCACAAATGTGAGGAAACTCATGAACTGTGGAGGTACGTCGTGGTAAACTAGAAGCAatactttttgtcatttttttttttaaactttactgTATATTAAAAACTAAGAGACTCTATGATTTTACTGTAATATAATGCCCAATAATGTTTTTCAACCATTCTTGCATTAGTAGTGTTAAATGTTTCTACTGTAAACACCAAAGTGATTATATCATGTCATTTTTGTGACTGTTAGCTAGCTTTCAGCTGGTACTggtgttgaaaaaaagaagccATATCAATACAGATTTAAGAAGATTAAGTCATATTTTCTGTACATTTTAggaactgtttaaaaaaaagtatgccAGTGCAGTGTACAAAAAGAATATGTTTCAGTTGTAAATGAGTCCTGCTGATGATGTATTGTGCAGGATGATGAATTGATTAATTTCTTACAGATCCTTGGCgtacatttgaaaatgtttatcATGTTGTTTCTTACAGGAGCTAATGACATTCTTTGGTCCTGTATTTTTACAGGATTTGGTATGGAAGCTACTCTACTGTTGGTGGTTGGGTTTTCTCACACTCGAGGAGTCGCCATCTCCTTCTTAGTTCTGGCTGTAGGGTTCAGTGGATTCGCCATCTCAGGTATTACAACATATGCACTGAAGAAACATTTGTGTTTTACCtgaaatgtaagacttttaCTTTAGATATATACTAGTCTGGCTCAACAGATGTCTCTCCCCTATctccgctatctattttgcaaggggaCCGTAGCTGCGTCCAGGGCTTAGTGCCGTCCAGGctgtttgtgattgttttttttgggggacatttttaggcctttattttcacaggacagatgaagacatgaaaggggagagagaggaaatgacatgcagcaaagggccgcaggtcggagtcaaacccgcggccgctgcgtcaaggagtaaacctctatatatgtgcgcctgctctaccaactgagctaacccggccacgtttgtgattgttttttaaagaaatacaaaccagCCAAGGCGTTTTTCCCCCATCCCAGAACAGATaagcggtgtagccagaccatactccagcgctgacacagagctgtggagataggtctagcaatgcaagactagctATATTCTAAACCGAAAACAGGAgggttttgtttgaaatttgaGTCAGTTGAAATCCCTCAAATGAACGggatgttgctttttttctcctttttctctgtcttgtctAAAAACTGAAATGTGGTACTACTTTTGCTTTTGATGCGATGCTGTATACATGCATCAGCCTGTCAAGCCTTAGCACTTCGCTTGAATATTTTATAGATTGTTCTCAAGGCAACCAAAAATCCAAACCTGTGTGTGGATCCAAAAGCCATGTTCTTttagaatatttattttgtaattgtgTTACTCTTTACTTAATTgaatgtacgtgtgtgtgaTTTGTCTTCAGGTTTTAATGTCAATCATTTGGATATTGCTCCTCGCTATGCCAGCATCCTGATGGGTATTTCTAACGGGGTGGGGACACTATCCGGAATGGTGTGTCCTCTGATTGTTGGAGCCCTGACTAAAAACAAGGTATAACAAGTTGATTTGTAACAGTAActgttttgtatatatatatatatatatagtacattGATTAGTTGTCGTTGACCTTAGATATGTTGCTCTTATCTTGACTGTAACTGAAGATTACTTGATTCCTTCGATCTCCTATTCTGTTgaaattcttttatttttaattagtaGTGTATAAAACATAACAGGAAACTCAGAAACAGTGTCCTTCACTGAGGTTGTCCCTCATGGCATGTATAAATTATAtcagctttgttttttttggtcgaACACAGAATCACTGTAGGTAATCTTGCACCTATCAGTTGCTGTTGTTAATAATGTAAAGCCCTGTAACACATTCCAGTTGTAGTTTTTCCGATGCCATGAGTAAAGCAGTGGATTTACAGCATTACCTCAGTGGTACATAATCAAAAGATCAGTAAATCTGCTTTGGACAGGAAATTCATGACTCTATTCATCTCCTCACAGACTCGTCTGGAGTGGCAACATGTCTTTATTATTGCGTCCATGGTGCATTACACAGGGGTCATCTTCTACGCTATCTTTGCTTCGGGAGAGCAACAGGACTGGGCCGACCCTGAGAGCACCAGCGAGGATAAATGTGGCATTATTGATGAGGACGAGCTGGCTGAAGAGTCAGAGCTCAACATGGAGAATACAGTGGCTCCCAAAAAGAGTTACGGAACCACAGACAATTCATCTGGTGGAAAACAGggctggaaaaaaaagagaggggtGACCatgcaagaggaggaggaacatTTTGGTAATGGCGATTACCAGGACCGGTACCAGTGAGACGCCCTGTGGGGCAAAGGATTTCCAAAACACTCAAGTCTAGTCGAGGCTGAATGTCAGAAACATCGGAGAAGGGACAGGAGCAGCAGCATTATTGGTACCTCAAGATGGTCGTCTTTCATTTTTGGTCAGTACTCCAGTTTAACTGTgagtactgtaaaaaaaaaaagaaaaaaaaaaaaaaaaaatagggaaatgcaacaaaaaaagggaaaatagtAAAATCAAACATAATGTTTATAATGAACCCATTGGGGCAAAATAAGAAAGAAAGGAACATCAACAACTACACGATATAATTCGAAATTGAACAATAAATTGAATCCACACTGACATATACTACAGACTAGTATGCTTAGTATAATAGAAAGTCAACTACAGACCCACATTAATGAACCAACAAGTGCTGTGTTAGAAGAACATCAGAAACACATATCAACTTTTGAACCTGATTTTACTTTTCCTGCAACCTGCGTTGATCGTACTCCATCTGTGCAAGCAAACTGAACTTTATGTAGCTTACTTTGAACCACATGAACAGTTCTTGAAATGTTTTGTGTCAGCTATGCAACGTGAAAAGAGATGTGCTTCTGGAATGTAATAATGGGTTTGACAGCAATGTTAAGccttactttttttcttctttttttgcttgTATGTATTTGCTGTTGCTGAATGATAGCACTCTGTCAACGCTTAGCTCACTCCTTTTTTGAGCAGGTCTTAGTTTACCATCCGTTTGTAATGCACTTCTTCCAGCATTATATCAGCTTCATTATTTATAGTGCTCTGAGCTCATTATGGGATGCAATGGATGGTGAGTTCAGTGCTGAAGCATTTAGTGTAACTCTATGTATTCTCCTGGTGTTTCTTTTTTgcaatttctgtgtgtgtttctatgtttgATACATGGAGACCCGgtttatttctaaaaaataatgtaatgtttaataataaaagaGTATAGGACATTTACACTCACTGTTTATCATTAATGCTAAAGGAGAGGGAATATTTGTACAGTAAATTAATATATTGTTTGAGAGAGCATTGATTTCATTTGAACTTTACCTGAATACACTGGAGATGTAATAAACTACATTTCTATTCTGTATTAATTGTTTAGAGACATAAAATCCTGTGGTTATTGGACATTCATGTTACTTTGTGTTTCAAAGAaattataaaaagaaataatgaatCATCAAATTGCAAATTGTGTGTAATGGAAGACAAGACTGAGAGTTTGGCACAACAGTGCCAAGAGATTTATctcaaaaccaaaaatgtcaatCTGCTGGTGACATCAGAAGACAAGCCAGGGGATAACCAAAGtcatcatcctctggggaccatgaatgtcataagaagaaagaaagaaagaaagaaagaaagaaagaaagaaagaaagaatgagaGAAAGTAGCACAACACTTTTCCCTCTATGTTCATTTAAATAATGAACATAAAGCCTTTATAAATACACAATGTGCCCTTTATACAATAGATTCTCGTCTGTAATTACTTAGAATAGGGCAGGCTGTCCTTATTGTTGCCTGTTTATGTTAGTGAGCTCAAAttagacatttttaaatattccaAAGACTGCTCTGTTTCCCATCAAACTGTGGTAAACATCCTCTGTCTTATCTGTCTTTATCCTCTTGCTTCATTTTCACCATGGAAGATAATTACTGGACAGGATATTCCTCACCAGTGTCAGTCTGTTTCTATACTGACGCTTTAAAAGATGACAGTTATATGGAGTCCTTATATTGTGAAATATACAAACGTTTAACACTTAAAAGTGATGCTTTGCGTGCATTTGTTGATCAATGAAGAGTCTAATGATTGTTCCCTCTCACATATTGATGAAAAGGTTCAAGGTTATAGACTGTGTTGCTGGTCGTCCTCACATTGCTCTTAGTCCAGAGGAACATGCGGGCGATTATGTCACTTTCCAGggtgtgtttctgttatttcatGTGTACATCACTCAGTATACGGTCCGTCtggaataaataacaaaacaccAAGGTGAACACCACAATATCTGTTCTAGTCCTCATCATATGAAGAAAGGTATTTAATAGTAACTAGTGTATATGAACCTCATCAATACTTGAGCTTTGACTGCTGTACATGTAACTCATAAATATGTTCAGTAGAGTTGTGTGTGTCCTTTTTCCCGAGGCCATCGCAGCCAGCTCATTCCCCACATGCTCGCAAACACAGCCAGCAGCCAATGGCAAAGGTTTTGTTTATTTCAGAGAGACTGTCTGTTGACTCAGAAGGGCCTCTTTGGATGTAGCAACAACCCGTCAATGATTAAACCATTGGGTTTTTTGGACAAATTAAGGATTATAAGGACGAGAATGATTTGATTTACTGTGTGTGAGTCCATTTTAGAGTCGCAAAGACAACAGGGCAGGTACGCTGAGgtatttaagtactgttataaACAAATGTGGTGCAGACTGGTACTGCACATTGCAGTGACATGATAAAATGGCTTTGATTAGTTCAAGGACGGATGACGATTGCCACAGTCTGATTTCAGATGTTTTTTATAATAACCTCAATTTCTTCCTGTCCTAACTGTTGCAGGGAAGAGAAGACACCATGATGTTCTGTTTTtagtcaaagaaaaaaaaaaaagtaacaccAGCTGTTTGCTAATGACAGGATCCATGTTCAATgtgtgatgtttgtgtgtgggggggaTTTCTGGTCTGCTGGAGAATTCATGAGGCAGCCTCTTGTCTTGGTGAGATAAAGAGGGATTTTTTTGGAGGCAGGATGACATGGACAGGAATGGACAGTTTAATTAATAACCACCATCCATTTCTCCCTGACCTCAACTAGTCACACATGCTCTCACTGGAGCCCAGACACAAGCAGCTTAATGTTCATGAGCAAATATTGATTGAGCTGTAGCTCACGGCATGGATATCAGAAACAAGGCTGAAAAAGAGGAAAGTTAGCGGGCAGGAATTTAACATTAACTGACTGGGAAAAGGTAAGAACTATGAGATTGAGTCTGAACATATTTCATGTTTACTGCTGAGCAGGTAACTTCTTATGAGCCTGCGGCGTGCCACTGTATCTGAGGTATGTTTGGCTGTTGTGTGGGTTGTTAGATTGGACTGGAGGTTTCTGAATCCTTGTGGGTTGCTTTTGGATCTCAGGGGAAATTATACTGagttaattaaaaagaaatgtggcaGGTGAAGTCTATAAAATGTTCCCATGTTGTGGACAAGtttaaaaatgtgtctgttATTCACATGATACCTTAAGCTACAATCTACAGTTCAGGTTTTACCATCGCTAACTAAGACTGAAGGCTTGCATAAATAATGTTTAGCAAAATGATATTACAAAAGACAACGAGGATCTTGTGATACATCCTGAGCCCTAAcgaatatgtatttaaatatgtaatgtgacaggaaaagaaaaaaaatattctgaCAGGAGGTAGAAAGAAAATATTCATTCCATGACATGCTCTTAGGAAGGCCTTGTTGTTTCCTGACCTTCATCCCCCACCTCCCTGCATGCAGCTACTGAACATCTTATCCATGTGTGGGAGAGAAGACCTGTCAGTTGTGTTAATGCAGAGACTATGAGGCTGAGGTTTAATTACATTGCGATGCAGGTTTCAGAGGATCCTGCAGACCTATAAGGGTGTCCAAAAGTTTTTCTCAATGCTTTACCAATCACTTTATTTGTATGCTTGTTACAGAAGTAAACAGAGACTTACCATTACCACTACCCAGTCCAATCTGTGTTTTCTGAGTTGGTGCCCGACGACCATCCTGAATGAATGAGTGGTGCCCCGACATCAATGTGGTGGGACCAATCCCACCCAGCGATGAATTCTCCATCTCAGAGAGCTCCCACTTGTTTGGTAAGTCTACTTGGCAGCTCACAGAAAGAAGAGTCTACAGTCCCACAGTGgtgttttgagctaaatgctaatggatgctaacatgctcacagcatagactgtaaaaaatactggaCAGTGATGTCTGGCATTTGGCCGTTGCCATCTTGGTTATTTTAAACCGGACATGCTCATATTTGGACAAGGGTTTGGAGCTGGGGAAGATGACGCGGCTAAGCTAATGTTGCCTACGGTTCAATAGCACTGCGCTAAACTatacgctaaagagggaaactTGCCAATTTTAAACTGGCTGAAGAGAGTCATCTGGTGGAGTTTTGCCAGACAACGCgaaaacaaattaacagttattttaatgtacacaagGCCATGGtc
Coding sequences within it:
- the slc17a8 gene encoding vesicular glutamate transporter 3; translation: MPFSGLAGLKEQVLKPGKEEVKSTVGDSLGKLQRKIDGSNVEEEDTIELTEDGRPVASAPRPAPLLDCSCGGLPKRYILAILSGLGFCISFGIRCNLGVAIVEMVNNNTVYINGTPVLQKAQFNWDPETVGLIHGSFFWGYIVTQIPGGFISNKLFANRVFGAAIFLTALLNMFIPSAARVHYGCVMFVRILQGLVEGVTYPACHGMWSKWAPPLERSRLATTSFCGSYAGAVIAMPLAGVLVQYVGWSSVFYIYGVFGIIWYIMWLLLAYGSPAEHPTITEEERTYIETTIGETMRQLSVTEKFKTPWRRFFTSMPVYAIIVANFCRSWTFYLLLISQPAYFEEVFGFPISKVGLLSAVPHMVMTIVVPIGGQLADFLRSNKIMSTTNVRKLMNCGGFGMEATLLLVVGFSHTRGVAISFLVLAVGFSGFAISGFNVNHLDIAPRYASILMGISNGVGTLSGMVCPLIVGALTKNKTRLEWQHVFIIASMVHYTGVIFYAIFASGEQQDWADPESTSEDKCGIIDEDELAEESELNMENTVAPKKSYGTTDNSSGGKQGWKKKRGVTMQEEEEHFGNGDYQDRYQ